The Mycobacterium avium subsp. avium genomic sequence GTAGTGCACGGTGAACAGGGTGTGCACGGCGAACCAGGACGCGGCGACCGCCAGGATGCCCAGCACGGCGGCGGCCACCGCCCGAGCGCCGGCATGCGACCCGGCGGCCACCACGTAACCGACCCCGGCCAGGCTCGCGACGCTGGCCGACAAAATGACCGCGTCGGCAACCCAGCGGGTGGGATCCTCCCGCGTCGCCCAGACGCGGGTCTGCTCGGCGTCCATGCCGAACAGGATGAGCTGCGTCCACGCCACATACACCCCGGCCGTCACCACCCAGCCGACCAGCGCGAACCGCCAGCCGACGGTGTTGCCCACCACCACGGCGACGGCGACGCCGAGCAGCACGGCCACCGACATCCGCACCGCGACGGTGTCGCGGAACAACTTGACCAGGGGCAACGCCGCAGCCACGGTGAGCGGTCGCTAGGTGCGCGGCGAGCCCTGGTTGAGGTGGTTGGCCGCGAACGTCGCGGCGTGCGCGGTCATGCCCGCGTCGATGTAGGACACGTGCGCCATGATGTTGCCGCCGCCGGAGCAGATCGGGTCGTCGGGGGCGCACAGGCTGATCGTCTTGCCGCCGTAGAGCGGGTTGATCGTCGGCAGCGGCTGGCCGCCCCACAGCATGGTGGAGAAGCCGCTCGAGGGCTCACCGAACAGGGCCACCGCGGCGACGTGGTCGGCCACCGAGGGCGGCATCGCGTTGGTGGCCAGGTCGATCACGGTCGAGCCCTGCGAGTAGCCGCCGAGCACGATGCGCGAGTTGGGGCAGGCGGCCACGGTGTCCTGGACGTGCGCGCTCGCGTCGTCGGCGCCGGCGTTCGCGCTGTTGTGGTAGTCGTCGTTGGCCGGGTAGTTGACCGCGTACACGTCGACGGACCGCCCGCCGAGCTGCGAGGTGAGCGAGTCGACGAAGGCCTGTCCGATATTGCCCAGACCGGGTTCCTGGTGGGTGCCCCGGGCGAACACCACCGAGACGTCCGAGCAGGGGTCGGCGGCGGCGACCGGGTTGCCCACGGGTGCACTCAGCAGCGCCCACGTCGTCACAACCGAGATACCAACCAAGCGGGCAAGTCTGCGTGCATTCATCCTGGAATCCTGACACA encodes the following:
- a CDS encoding DUF1345 domain-containing protein: MAAALPLVKLFRDTVAVRMSVAVLLGVAVAVVVGNTVGWRFALVGWVVTAGVYVAWTQLILFGMDAEQTRVWATREDPTRWVADAVILSASVASLAGVGYVVAAGSHAGARAVAAAVLGILAVAASWFAVHTLFTVHYARLYYSGQPGGINFHDPEPPRFRDFAYVAFTVGMTYQVSDTEIGLTAIRSTVLRHALLSYLLGAVILAVTINLIAGLGAKL
- a CDS encoding cutinase family protein, whose translation is MNARRLARLVGISVVTTWALLSAPVGNPVAAADPCSDVSVVFARGTHQEPGLGNIGQAFVDSLTSQLGGRSVDVYAVNYPANDDYHNSANAGADDASAHVQDTVAACPNSRIVLGGYSQGSTVIDLATNAMPPSVADHVAAVALFGEPSSGFSTMLWGGQPLPTINPLYGGKTISLCAPDDPICSGGGNIMAHVSYIDAGMTAHAATFAANHLNQGSPRT